Proteins encoded within one genomic window of Halobacteroides halobius DSM 5150:
- a CDS encoding aspartate carbamoyltransferase catalytic subunit, whose amino-acid sequence MGLIKKDLLGLQDLTKEEIELILETAQSMTEVLNRSIKKVPTLRGKLVVNLFYEPSTRTKSSFGLAAKRLSADGMNLSIKQSSVVKGESLVDTAKTLRALGADGVVIRHGVPGAAKLLAETVEIPVLNAGDGMHEHPTQALLDLYTIQKKREEIADKKVAIIGDIKHSRVARSNIWGLNKLGAEVRLVGPTTLMPANIEQMGAKVYTSLEEGIKDVDVIYLLRIQQERQDKGFFPTIKEYTRFYGLRKEALKLATKDALIMHPGPINRGIEISRELAYSNQSVIEDQVSNGVAIRMALLYLLIEGGLEDE is encoded by the coding sequence ATGGGGCTAATAAAAAAAGATTTATTAGGATTGCAAGATCTAACTAAAGAAGAAATTGAGTTGATTTTAGAGACAGCCCAGTCAATGACAGAAGTATTAAATAGATCAATAAAAAAAGTACCAACATTAAGGGGTAAGCTAGTAGTTAATCTTTTTTATGAACCAAGTACTAGAACGAAATCATCTTTTGGATTAGCAGCTAAAAGATTAAGTGCAGATGGTATGAACTTATCTATCAAACAAAGTAGTGTAGTAAAAGGAGAGAGCTTAGTAGATACTGCTAAGACTTTAAGAGCTTTAGGAGCCGATGGAGTGGTGATTAGACATGGTGTACCTGGGGCTGCTAAATTACTGGCGGAGACAGTTGAAATCCCAGTCTTAAATGCTGGAGATGGGATGCATGAACATCCAACACAGGCTTTATTGGATTTATACACTATACAAAAGAAAAGAGAAGAAATAGCAGATAAAAAAGTAGCAATTATTGGTGATATTAAACATAGTCGGGTAGCTCGCTCAAACATTTGGGGCTTAAATAAGTTAGGGGCAGAGGTAAGGTTAGTAGGGCCAACTACTTTAATGCCGGCTAATATAGAACAAATGGGAGCTAAAGTTTATACTAGTTTAGAGGAAGGAATTAAGGATGTAGATGTGATTTATCTATTGAGAATTCAGCAGGAACGTCAAGATAAAGGCTTCTTTCCTACAATTAAAGAATATACTCGATTTTATGGTTTAAGAAAAGAAGCTTTGAAGTTAGCTACAAAAGATGCTTTGATTATGCATCCGGGGCCAATTAATAGGGGGATTGAGATTTCTAGAGAATTAGCTTACAGTAATCAATCAG